From a single Pseudobutyrivibrio xylanivorans genomic region:
- a CDS encoding CapA family protein, with amino-acid sequence MKKFFAALIKTLLVLVLLLAIGWYAFGEDGPFVEQGQQLLAMAQEKTGLVIGSRSSDSQNPLEEDDTEVVTTEVEQVEAAAEPVAEVTPEELTTRIVFTGDVELSEYVQANYSAAGVDGVCVPEVQQLMQNATFTMINNEFCFSERGQKAPDKQYTFRVNPGYVSLLTDLGVDIAGLANNHVLDYGKDALTDTFTTLSGAGIDYTGAGTSLEDASKLIIKTDAKGRTYGFLAASHVIPVGSWNVLNSQPGEFCFYDETDLLNSIAAARPQVDYLFVMVHWGVEHTTELTDYQPNDGHKFIDAGADAVIGMHSHCLQPVEWYNGKPIFYSLGNFIFNKSIKSGGGGAVEVTLDENDNVTWRIVPITANGACTSIDAGGYSYVESISSNVAVGEDGVISEK; translated from the coding sequence ATGAAAAAATTTTTTGCAGCGTTAATTAAAACACTATTAGTATTAGTTTTGCTTTTGGCAATTGGCTGGTACGCTTTTGGTGAGGATGGACCATTTGTAGAGCAGGGACAGCAGCTTTTGGCAATGGCTCAGGAGAAGACAGGACTTGTGATTGGCTCACGTTCCAGTGATTCGCAGAATCCTTTGGAGGAAGATGACACTGAGGTTGTGACTACAGAAGTTGAGCAGGTTGAGGCAGCGGCGGAGCCAGTAGCAGAGGTTACACCAGAAGAGCTTACCACTCGTATTGTTTTCACTGGTGATGTGGAGCTCAGCGAGTATGTTCAGGCAAATTATTCCGCGGCTGGTGTGGATGGCGTTTGCGTACCTGAAGTGCAACAGCTCATGCAGAATGCCACCTTTACTATGATTAACAATGAGTTCTGCTTCTCAGAGAGAGGTCAGAAGGCCCCTGATAAGCAGTACACTTTCAGAGTTAACCCTGGATATGTGAGTCTTCTTACAGATTTGGGAGTTGATATTGCGGGACTTGCCAACAATCACGTGCTTGATTATGGTAAGGACGCTTTGACAGATACATTCACGACATTGAGTGGAGCAGGCATTGATTACACTGGCGCAGGCACTAGTCTTGAGGACGCAAGCAAGCTGATTATCAAGACTGATGCAAAGGGACGTACCTACGGATTTTTGGCAGCCAGCCATGTTATTCCTGTAGGCAGCTGGAACGTGCTGAATTCACAGCCGGGAGAGTTTTGCTTCTACGATGAAACTGATTTGCTGAATTCAATTGCAGCAGCAAGACCTCAGGTGGATTATCTTTTTGTGATGGTTCACTGGGGCGTGGAGCATACCACAGAGCTTACTGACTATCAGCCAAATGATGGTCACAAGTTCATCGATGCTGGCGCTGATGCTGTCATCGGAATGCACAGCCACTGCCTGCAGCCTGTGGAATGGTACAATGGCAAGCCAATTTTCTATAGCCTTGGCAATTTCATTTTTAACAAGAGCATCAAGTCTGGCGGTGGCGGAGCAGTTGAAGTCACCTTGGACGAGAATGATAATGTGACATGGCGAATTGTGCCAATTACTGCTAACGGAGCCTGCACTTCTATTGATGCGGGAGGATATAGCTATGTTGAGAGCATTTCATCAAATGTAGCTGTCGGTGAGGATGGAGTGATTAGTGAAAAATAG
- a CDS encoding DUF4250 domain-containing protein, with protein sequence MTFPKDPVMLLSVVNTALRDHYTTLYALIDDTGVDEAELKAKLASIDYHYDPEMNQFK encoded by the coding sequence ATGACATTTCCAAAAGATCCTGTGATGTTGCTTTCTGTTGTAAATACAGCATTGAGAGATCATTACACAACATTATACGCATTAATAGATGATACAGGAGTTGATGAGGCGGAGCTGAAGGCCAAGCTTGCCAGCATCGATTATCACTATGATCCAGAAATGAATCAGTTTAAATAA